The following is a genomic window from Bordetella sp. H567.
GACGAACTCATCCATCAGATTTGCAGGAATCGATGGCAATTCCCTCGGAGGTGCCTTTTGCTTGGTAGCCATAATGTGCTCCTCTGGAGCAGCTATGTTAGGCCTCAAACACAAAATTTATGACACTCCCGCCGGCCCCGACAGGCCTCACCCCCGACGGACTCCGGCGTCTATTAATCACGTCCGCTGGGACGGGCTGTGTTCTTGCGCTTCGTGGATCCTGGGTTTCGCCGATGGAAGGCTTCGCGGCGCCCGTCGTTCGCGGCCGCCCAGCGCGGCCACGAAGCGACCTACGTGGTGGCGTCATGCTGCGGTGGCTGGCATGCGGGCATCGCCGCGAATAAGTAGATGTCCGTGCGCATGCGTCGGCCGCGAAATTCGAGGGGAAATTCCAAGCCGCCAACAATCGGGCGGTGTACTAATTGGCGGCGCTACAGCCAGTGGAAATCCCTGGAGTTCGCATGCACCCAATGCATGCAGAAACCGCCAGCGTATTCGCGACCCGTCGCCGTATAGCAACCGTTGCATGCTTAAACCGCGTAGGCGCTTCGTGGCCGCGCTGGGCGGCTGCGAAGCGACGGGCATGGCGAGATCTTCCATCGGCAGCAGCGCCACGCATTAGCAAATCACGCGATCTGCGCAGGCATGAAGTTCCACTCATTCGAGCCGATCCCCGCACGCCAGCAACCGCCGCAAACCACTACCGCGTAGGTGATGCACGGCCGCGCAGGGCGGCCGTGCATCACGGGCAAGACCAAATCTTCCAACGGCGGAAGCATGACCCCACGAAGCGCAAGAACGCAGCCCGTGCCAGCGGACAGTGATTAAGGCACAACGGAGTCCGTCGGGGGTGATGCCTGTCGGGGCCGGCCCGTTGAGGGCGAGCAAGCGGATACCGAAGGAAGCCGAGGCGCGGACCCCATCAAGAAAAACACAACACCCCAACGCCCGGCGGACGAGGTGAGCGCAGCGGTGTCCGGCCCCCGCGGGCCGGACCGCCCGATCGGGCCGGCTCCGACAGGCATCACCCCCGACGGACGGCAATAGAAATCCAACCACCGCCAGCCACCGACCCAATCAGCACGAGCAAACTGACCACCCCCAGCCCCCCCCCCAACCCACCAGCAACCCAAAGGCATTCACGCCACCCCCCGCACCCACGCCGCGAACTCCCCGCAAGGCCGTATATCCAGCGTGCCCGGCGCGCTGACCAGGTAGTAGGACTCCCCACTGCGCAAAACCGCCTCCAGCGGATGCACCAGCACCTCACGCGCAACTTCCTCCCGCATATAAGCCTGCTGCGTCAACGCGATACCCGCCCCCTGCACCGCCGCCTGCAGGCACAGCGCCGCGTTCGCCAACGGCACCAGGCGCGCGCCCGCCGGCGACAAGCCCGCCTGCGCCAGCCAAGCCTCCCAACTGACGGGCGCAATCATCGAATGCAGCAGCTTGTGTTCAAGCACATCCCGCGGATGATGGATCGTCGCCGCCATCGACGGCACGCAGGCCAGCGCCAGCACATCGTCGAACAGCGGATCCGCGTGCAGCCCCGGCCACCGACCATGCCCACGCCGCACCACGAAATCCGCATCGCCCAGGCTCACGTCGTCCGCCCGCGTGACCGTGGCCACCTCCAGATCGATATCGCCATGCGCGGCGTAGAAACCGGCCAGGCGCGGCATCAGCCATTTGATCGCGAAGCTGGGAATCACCTTCAACCGCACCCGCCGCGTCCGTCCCAGCGACGTCGCCTCGTGCACCGCCTCCTCCACGCGATCGAACAATTCCGCCACGCGCGTTGCCAATTGCAGCCCGCTGGGCGTCAGTACCGCTTCGCGCCCTTCCTTGCGGCACAGCCGCGTATCGAGCGCCACCTCCAGCGCGCGGATCTGGTGGCTCACCGCGCCGGGCGTAACGTGCAGGCTGTGGGCCGCGCGCGCCACGCCGCCGGCGCGGTTGACCGCGTCCAGTACGCGCAGGGGCCCCAGGATATTGCGCAGCTTATGCATGATGCTTGAATGGTCCTCAACGGTCGCCAAAGAAATTCGCATGACGCCCGCGGGACCGCCTCCTATAGTCGTGGGCAGGAACAACAAGAATTCTCAACATACCGCGCCCGGCGGGGTATCGGGAACATCCAGGAGGAGACATCATGCGGATCGCCATCCTTCGCCGTGCCGCGGCGGCCATAGCGACAGCAGCGGCGCTGTCGCTGGCCGGCGCGCCGGCCCACGCGCGCGACGACTACCCGTCGCGGCCGCTGAAGATGATCGTGCCCTTTGCCGCGGGCAGCGCCGCCGACACGCTCTCGCGCGTCGTGGCCACGCAGCTCGCGGCGCAGCTCGGACAGGCCATCGTCGTGGAAAACAAGGCGGGCGCGGGCGGCACCATAGGAACCATGGACATCGCGCGCGCCGCCCCCGACGGCTACACCATCGGGCTGGCCGCGCAAGGCACCCTGATCACCAACCAGGCCCTGTACGACAAGCCCGGCTATGACTCCGTGAAGGATTTCACGCCGATCGCCGTCCTGGCCGATGTGGCCAATGTGCTCGTGGTCGCGCCCGATTCCCCCTACGCCTCCGTCGCGGCGCTGATGCAGGCCATCAAGGCACATCCCGCCAACAAGCTCAGCTTCTCGTCCAGCGGCGTGGGCACCAGCCACCATATCGCCGGCGTGGTGCTGGGCCAGTCCCTGGGCAAGCCCCTCATGCATGTGGCCTACACCGGCGCGCCGCAAGGCCTGGTCGCCGTCATGAGCAAGGAGGTCGACCTGGGCCTGTACAACATCCCCGCGGCCATCGGCCTGATCCGCGGCGGCAAGCTCAAGCCGCTGGCGGTCACCAGCCTGGGACGATCTCCGCTGATGCCCGACGTGCCCTCGCTGAGCGAGAGCGGGCTGAAGGACTACGAAGTCACGTTGTGGTTCGGCATCATCGCGCCCGCCGGCGTGGCGCCGGATCGCGTCGCGCGATTGCACAAGGAACTGGATGCCGTCATGCGGCAGCCGGCGCTGCGTGCCAAGCTGACCGAGCAGGGTTATGACGTGGCGGCAACGCCCCTGGCCCCGCCCGGCGACTTCTCGGCGCTGATCCGCCGCGACCTGGCGAAATGGCTGCCCGTCATGAAAACCCTGCGCGGGGGTGCGCAATGACGGCCCAGGCGCACAATGGCAACGCCCGCGCGGCCGGCCCGGATACCCCGCGGAACGACGTGGCGAACAAGGACGGCACCGGCCACCCTCCGGACAGCGACACACCGACCATCGCGAGCGTCCTTGCCGCGCACGCGGTACGGACACCGGTCTCCGATATCCCGCCCTTGGCGCTGGAACACGCCAAGATGAGCCTGGCCAGCACCATCGCCAGCGCGTCCATGGGCTATCGCATTCCCTCCGCGGAAATCGTGCGCCGGCTGGCACTCGAGGACGGCGGTGCGCCGCAGGCCACGCTGTGGTTCCATGGCGCGCCGCTGCCCGTCGCGCAAGCCGCGCGCGTCAATGCCGTCGCCAGCGATGCGGCCGCCTCCGACGACAGCGACCTGCGCAGCATCGCCCATATCGGGACCATCGTCGGCACGACGGCGCTCGCCGTCGCCGAATGGTTGAACCGCCCGGGCAGGGACCTGCTCGCCGCCATGGCGCTGGGCTATGAAGTCGCCGGACGCATCGACGAATCGCTCACGCCGGGCCGCATGCAGCGCGGCTTCCACGGCTCCGTCTCCACCGTGTTTGGCGCGGCGGTCGCGGGCGGCCGCCTGCTCGGCCTGGACGTCGCCGCGATGACCCACGCGATCGCGCTGGCCGCGACGTCCATCGGCGGGATGGCGGTGGCGGCCGATACCAGCTGCGCGCGGGAATACCACGCCGGCATGGCCGCGATGGCGGGCATCCAGGCCGCGCTGGCGGCGCGCGCCGGTTTCCAGGGCGACCCCGCCATCCTGGAAGCGCCGCGCGGCTTCCTGCATGCCATGGGCGGGCAGGCCATCGGCGATATCGTGCGCGGCCTGGGGGATTCCTGGGACATCGTGACCGACATGGCGATCAAGCTGATGCCGGGCGCCCATCCCTTTCACGCGGTGGCGGAGGCCGCCGCCACCGCGGCGCGCCAGCACGACGTCGATCCGGCGCGCATCGCACGCATCGTCGTATCGGCCGGCGTGCAGCACACCAGCTTCGGCGGGGCGCCGCATCCCCGCAATCTGGTGGAAGCGGCCCACAGCGTGGCGTACTTCGTGGCCGCCTCCGTCGTCGATCGCGGCTTCGGCTGGGACAACCTGCATCCGGACAAGATGCGCGATCCGCGCATCGCGGCGCTGCAGGACAAGGTGCGATACGCGAGCGAGCCGCCGCCCCTGCCGGACCGCTTCCCGCATCGCCACGGCGGCAGCGTGGCCATCCACATGGACGATGGCCGCATCCATGAAGCGAGCTGCCGCGCGCCCCGCGGCGCGGGATCGCGCGGCATCGCGTGGGCCGACGTGCAAGCCAAGTACCGCGAGCTGGCCCCGCGCGCCGGCCTGGATGCAGGCCAGGTCGCCGATACGTGGTCACTGATCCGCGATCTGGACCATCTGGACGATGTCGCGCAACTGGCGCGCGGCCTCATGCTGCGCTGATCGCGGCGTTATGCCGAAAACGCGCAGTCTGCTATGCCGGGGGCGTGGCGTGTCGCGCCCCGCGCCGTGACTAGTATGGCCTCACACGTGCACGGGTCCGCGACCGCGGCGAGAGGCGCGAAACGGTGGGCAGGTCTCGCTCGGCAAGGCGGGACAAGTCCAACGATAAGGGTGTGGGTCCCTGCCGGGGCTAGGGCAGGCACGCACCGATAACATCCAGGAGACAGACATGTTGCGATTCCTCATCGGCTGTGTCGCCGCCCTGATGCTGGCCGGCCCGGCCGCAGCCGCCGACACCTTTCCTTCCCGTCCCATCGTCATGCTGGTCGCGGTGGCGCCCGGCGGCACGCTGGATACGCTGGCGCGCCAGATCGCCAGCTCGCTGACCACCGAACTGGGCCAATCGGTGGTGGTGGAAAACACCACCGGCGCGGGCGGCCTGATCGGCTACCAGCGCCTGATGAAATCCGATGCCGACGGCTACACCCTGATGTTCAGCAATATGTCGCTGGCCATCATTCCCCTGCTCTATCCGACCGCCCACGTCGATCCGGTGCGCGACCTTTCGCCCATCGGCACGGTGGCGACGGTGCCCATGGTGCTGTCGGTCAGCAACAAGAGCGGTATCACCAGCCTGCCCGACATGCTCAAGCGCATGCGCGCCGAAGGCCCCAAGCTGAACTTCGGTTCCGGCGGTCCCGGCACCACGGCGCACCTGGCCGAGGGCCTGTTCCTGCACATCTCCAAAACGCAGGGCGAGCTGATCCAGTATCGCGGCTCGGGCCCGGCGATCGCCGACCTCATGGCGGGCACCATCGATGCCGTCATCGACCAGACCGTCACCATGATGCCGTTGCACAAGGACAAGCGCATACGGGCCATCGCGGTGTCCGCGCCGCAGCGCCTGCCGCAGATGCCGGACGTTCCCACCTTCGCGGAAGGCGGCCTGCCGGCGTTCAACCTGGCCATCTGGAATGGCGTGGTGGCGCCGCGCAACACCCCCAAGCCGGTCGTCGACAAGCTGGCCGCGGCGCTGTCCAAGGCCATCGACAGCCCGGAATTCAAGAACCGCATCGACCAGCTCGCGGCCGCCGTGCCCAGCCAGGCCGAACGCGGCCCCGCGCCGTTTTCCGCGCTGCTGGCCAAGGACACCCGGGAAGTGGCCTCGTTGGCCAAGCAGATCGGCCTGACGCCGCAGCAGTAGGCGCGCCGGCCGGCGCCCCGGATTTCCTACACGACGCCTTACGAGGAGAGAACATGCAATCGCAGACTTATGGATTCATCGGCCTGGGCAATATGGGCGGCCCCATGGCCGGACGGCTGCTGGACGCCGGCTACGGGCTGGCGGTGTACGACACCAGCGCGGCGGCGGTCCAGGCGCTGGCCGCCAAGGGCGCGGCCGCCTGCGACGGCGCGCGCCAGGTCGCGGACCAGGCCGAGACGATCTTCCTGAGCCTGCCGACGCCGGAGATCGTGCAGCGCGTGGCCACCGATCCCGATGGACTGATGGCGGGCGGCCGCGTCAAGCGCGTGGTGGACCTGTCCACCATCGGCCCGCGCGCCGCGCGCGACGTCAGCCGCGCGCTGGCGGCGCGCAACATCCTGTATGTCGATGCCCCCGTCAGCGGGGGCGTGGGCGGCGCGCGCGCCGGCACGCTGGCGGTCATGGCCGCCTGCCCGCAAGCGGACTATGACGCGCTGCTGCCGGTGCTCAAGCACTTCGGCCCGGTGTTCTACCTGGGCGGCGAAGCCGGCATGGGCCAGAGCATGAAGCTGGCCAACAACCTGATGTCCGCCGCCGCGGTGGCCATCACGTCCGAGGCCATGGCGATGGGCGTGAAGGCCGGGCTGGACCCCAAGACCATGCTGGACGTCATCAATTCCGGTTCCGGACGGAATACCGCCAGCCAGGACAAGTTCCCGCGCGCGGTACTGACCGGCACCTTCGACATCGGCTTCGCCGCGCGGCTGGCCTACAAGGACGTGCGGCTGTGCGTGGACGAGGCCGAAGCCATCGGCGTGCCCATGGTGGTGGGCGCGGCAGTGCGCGAGATGCTGGTCATGACGCACGCCATGTGCGGCGAGGACGCCGACTTCACCCACATCGCCAAGGTGGTGGAAACCTTTGCCGGCGTCGCCATCCGCCAGCGCGGCGGCGGCAAGGCTTGAACCGACGCGACGGCAGCGCCCGCGCCGCGGCATCGCGGGCGGACGGCGCCGTGGCGACGCCAGGTCCGGCAAGCGGACGTCGAGCGAACCGCACCGGGCAATGCCCATCGCGCGACAGCGACGTTGCCATCGCGCGGCGGCGATATCGCCGTCGGGTGATGGCAATATCGCCGCCGGGAACGCGGCTCAGGAAAACACCGCGGGATCGGGCGTCCAGTCGCCGCGGGCGATCATGTCCTGGATCTGCCGCCGCAATATCGTGCGCAGGATGCGCACGGCCTTGGTCGACGGCCGCTGCGTCGACGCCGCGATCAGCAGCGAGCGCCTGATGCCCGGCGGGCCGATGCGCCAGATGCGCATGCGCCCCTGCGCGATCCGCGGCGCCACGCAGGAATAGGACAACACCGCATAGCCCAACCCGCTCTCCACCAACTGCAGCATGGCGTGCATGGCGTCGACTTCCATTTCGACATTGGGCGCCAACCCCAGCGCCGCCAGCGCCTCGTCGACCAGCACGCGCACGCCGTGCGGACGGCCGGGCAGGATCATGGGCAGGCAGCTCAGGCGCGCCGCCTGCACCGGCCCCGCGCCGACGCCGGCCGGATCGCCGCGCGGCCCGAGCAGGAACAGTTCGTCGGTCAGCAGCGACTCCGCGCGCAAGGACGGGATGTTCAATCGCGGCGCGTCGTACAGGATGGAGATGTCGGTCAAGCCGTTGCTCAGCCACTCCAGGACGTGGCCGCTATAGCCTTCCATGAACTTCAGCGATACGCCCGGAACGGCGCGGCGGAAGGCCTGGATCAAGGGCACCGACAGCACGGCCGAAATCGAAGCCGGCATGCCGATCACCACCGGGCCGCCCGGCACGGCGCCGGAGGCGCGCACCGCGCTGACGGCGCTGTGCGTGCTTTCCACGATGCCGCGCGCATACTGCGCCAGCAGGGTGCCGGCCTCCGTCAGCAACACGCCGCGCCCCGTGCGATGAAACAGCGCCACGCCCAGTTCCTGTTCCAGCGCCTTGACGCGCCGGCTCAGGATGGGCTGGCTGATCGACAGGCGCATGGCCGCCCGCGAGTACGCGCCGGCATCGGCGATGCCGATGAACATTTCCAGCTGTCGAAGTTCCATCGCGCCGTCCGCCTTGATGAAGAAATGCCGGCAGCGACGGCGGCGTCAGGCCGCGGCGCGCTGCGTCGGATACTGCGCGTCGGTGACGGCCTCCTGCCAAGTGGCCTTGCCCATCGACGTCGCCATGTGGACCATGTACGTGTCCGAGGCCGCGCCGTGCCAGTGCCGCTCGTTCGGGCCTATCCACACGACATCGCCCTGGCGGATCAGCTGGGGCTCCTGGCCGTCCAGGCAGATCCAGCCCTGTCCCGACGTCACGTGCAGCACCTGCCCGTATTCGTGGGTATGCCAGTGGGTACGCGCGCCCGGAGAGAAGAACACATTGTTGATGCCGACGTTGTCCATCGTGGGCATGACGGGGTCCGCCCATACGACGCCGGTAAATGTCGCGCCGCGCTGTTCCGAAGGAACGCCGGACACCCTGCCGTGAAATACCTTCATTGCCTGCCTCCTGTGCATGGCCTGGTGAAACCGGGTGCCGCCGCGCGAAATCATCGCCGCGCGATGCGCCCGATGTGATGGTTCTAGCCTTTCGCGGCTTCGGCCTCATAGGCCGCGATGGCTTCGCTGGCCACTCGGAACGCGGCCAGCGCCAGCGGCACGCCGCAGTAGATGGCGGCCTGCAGCAGCACGGCGCGTATCTCCTCGCGGCTGCAGCCGTTGCGCAGCGCGCCCTTCACGTGCGAGGCCAGTTCGTGGTGCTGGCTCATCGCGGTCAGCATGCCCAGGTTGAGCAGGCTGCGGGTCTTGAAAGGCAGGGTCTCGTCACCCCAGATCTCGCCCCAGCAGTATTCCGTCACCAGCCTCTGCATCGGCCGGTTGAAATCGTCGGCGGCGTTCCAGGATTTTTCGACATGGGCCGCGCCCAGTACGTCCTTGCGGTTCTGGAATCCTTTCTGGAAGAGCTCGTCGTTTGCCATCGCTGGTTCCTTTTTCGGTCGGCGCGGCGCGCGCCCGCGGCAGCCGCATGCCTGGCGCGGCGGCGTGATGGCCACACGCGACAGGCACGATCATACAATCGTGCAATCATATAGTAAATGTCGAAATGCACGCCAGGCGGCACGCGCTGCCGCGATTCCGCGCTAGGGGTAATTACTAGCCGAGCGCTATCCATTCGATGATACAGTCATACAATCATAATAAGCTTCATGACACGCCGTCGCGCTGGCGAGTGGGGTATGACGCCAGACGATGCGGCCAATATTTCGAACCAGGAGGAGGAGCCCGAGGCCCGCCTGGCCATGGCCCGCAGCAGGCCATCGGCTGCAAGGCGCGCGCCCGCCGGCTGCGCGATCGTCATGAAAAAATCCGTCTCGATATTCGCCGCGCTGCTGTGCGGCCCGCTGTGCGCCACGCTGGCCATGGCCGACTATCCGGAACGTCCGGTGCGCATGGTCGTGCCCTTCGGCGCCGGCGGCGGCGTCGATGCGCTGGCGCGCCCGCTGGCCCGCGAACTCACCCAGATCCTGGGCCAGAGCGTGATCGTCGAAAACAAGCCCAGCACCAACGGCCAGATCGGCATGGCGGAAGTCGCCCGCGCCGCACCGGACGGCTATACCGTCGTCATGAGTTCCGCGGCCTATGCCATCACGCCGGCCTTCTACCATGACCTGCCGTACGACATCCGCAAGGACTACGCGCCGGTCACCATACTCGCCTCCAATCCGCTGGTGCTGGTGGCCTCCACCCACTTCAAGGCGTCCTCCGTGCAGGAAATGATCGCCATGGCGCGCGCCAAGGCCGGCGCTGTCAATTTCGCGGCACCCGGCAACAGCGGCATTCATTTCCTGGCGGGCGAGCTCATGGGAAGCGTGGCCGGCGTCAAATGGACCAGCGTGCCTTACAAGGGCGCCGGGCCGGCCTTCCCGGACCTGATCAGCGGCCAAGTCGATGTGATGTTTGACAATCCCGCGTCCTCGCTGCCCTTCGTGCAGTCCGGCCGGCTCAAGCTCATCGCCACCACGGGCCAGCAGCGGCTGGCCGCGGCGGGCAACGCCCCCACGGTCGCCGAATCGCTGCCCGGCTTCGACGCGGCCAACTGGTTCGTGCTGGCCGCGCCGGCGGGCACGCCACCGGACCGCATCCGGACCTTGTACGAAGCGAGCCAGCGGGCCATGCGGCAGCCGGCGCTTGTCGAATTCATGGACCGCAACGGCATCGCCGCCATCCTCAGCCCACCCGCCGAAGCCGCCCGCTATATCGAGGCCGAAGCCGGCAAATGGGGTGGCGTGGTGCGCGAGAACCGCCTGGCCGTCCAGTAACGCCGCGGCCCCGCGGCCCGCCGCGCAGCGCGCGGTTTTCCCAACTTTCCAGACATGACGCGACACGGAGCAACCATGCAGGATTTCCAGATGCTATGCGACGGCCGGTGGGTGAACGCGCACGACGGCCGATGGATCGACTCCTTCAATCCCTATACCGGCCTGGCCTGGGCCCGCGTGCCGCGCGCCAACGCCGAAGACGTGGACCGCGCCGTGCAGGCCGCCCGCCGCGCCTTCCTCGACCCAACCTGGCGTGATCTCACGCCGACGGCGCGCGGCGCCCTGCTGCGCCGCCTGGGCGACCTGGTCGCGCGCGACGCCGACGAACTGGCCGCCATCGAGACGCGCGACAACGGCAAGCTCATCTCCGAAATGCGCGGCCAGCTGCGCTACATGCCGCAGTGGTACTACTACTTCGGCGGCCTGGCCGACAAGATCGAGGGCCGCGTCATCCCCATCGACAAGCCGGACTGCTTCAACTTCACGCGCGACGAACCGCTGGGCGTCGTCGCCGCCATCACGCCCTGGAACTCGCCGCTCCTGCTGGCCACCTGGAAGCTCGCCCCCGCGCTGGCCGCGGGCAACACGGTGGTCTGGAAGCCTTCCGAACATTCCACCGTATCCGCGCTGGCCTTCGGCCGGCTTTTCGAGGAAGCCGGCTTTCCGCCCGGCGTCGTCAACATCGTCAGCGGCCTGGGCAGCGAAATCGGCGAGGCCCTGGTCACCCATCCCCACGTCGCCAAGGTCGCGTTCACCGGCGGCGACCAGACCGGCCAGCACGTCTACGAAATGGCCGCGCGCGGCATCAAGCCCGTCACACTGGAACTGGGCGGCAAGTCGGCCAACATCGTCTGCGCCGACGCCGACCTGGACAACGCCGTCAAGGGCACCGTATCCGGCATCTTCGCCGCCACCGGGCAGACCTGCATCGCCGGTTCCCGCGCCCTGGTTCATCGCGACGTCCACGATGCCTTCGTCGACAAGCTGGTGGCGTACGCGCGCACCGCGCGCATGGGCGACCCGGCCCAACCCGACACCCAGGTCGGCCCGGTTACCACCCAACAGCAATTGGCAAAAATCCTGGACTACATCGAAATCGCCCGGGCCGGCGGCGCCCGCTGCGTGCTGGGCGGCACCCCGGGCAGCCGCCCCGAATGCGGGCGCGGCTGGTTCGTCGAACCCACCATCTTCTGCGACGTCACGCCCGACATGCGCATCGCCCAGGAGGAAGTCTTCGGCCCGGTGCTGTGCGTCATTCCCTTCGACACCGACGATGAAGCGGTAAGCATCGCCAACGACACCCGCTACGGCCTGGCCGCCGGCCTGTGGACGCGCGACATGGGCCGGGCGTTGAATCTGTCGCGGCGGCTGGAGGCGGGCACCGTCTGGGTCAACACCTACCGCGCCACCAGCTACCTGTCGCCCTTCGGCGGCTACAAGCGCTCCGGCATCGGCCGCGAAAGCGGCCTGTCGGCCATCCGCGAATACCTGCAGGAGAAAAGCATTTGGATCAGCACGGGCGGCGACGTCCCCAATCCCTTCGTGATGCGTTAGGCATTCACGCAACACCATGCATAACGATATTGCGATCCGGCACCCAACGGCGTGGGAGCAGTTAAAATCCCCCCCATCGCCGGCATCCGGCCAGCCACTTTCCAGACCACACGCATGAACGCCGCTGCCGCGCCTCAAAGCGATTTCAAAGTACCGCGCGCCGCTTCCGTACTGCGGCACAGCGTGACCGAAAGCATACGCAACGCCATCCTGGTCGGCCGCTTCCGGCCGGGCGAACGGCTGCCCGAACGCGAACTCTGCGAAATGACCGGGGTCAGCCGCACCCTGGTGCGCGAAGCACTGCGCCAGCTGGAATCCGAAGGCCTCATCCACGTCATCCCGCATCGCGGCCCGGTGGTCGACCGCGTGTCCCCGGAGCAGGCCGAAGGCATCTACCAGGTGCGGGAAGAACTCGAAGGCCTGGCGTGCCAGCTCTTCGCCGAGCACGCCAGCGACGCCCAGCGCAAGGCGCTGCAGGACGCCTTCCAGGCCCTGAAGCGCGCGATGACGCACGGCACCGCGCTCGAACGCCTGACCGCCAAGAACTTCTTCTACCAACAACTCCTCGACGGCGCCGGCAACGAAGCCCTGACCACCACCCTGCGCCTGCTGAACTCGCGCGTCATGCTGCTGCGATCCACGTCCATGCAGGCGCCGGGCCGCTCCCGCAAGAGCGTCGCCGAGCTCGCCGACGTCATGGAAGCCGTGGCCGCCCGCGACGGCAAGGCCGCCCGCCGCGCCGGCAGCCTGCACGTACGCAACGCCGCCAAGGTAGCGATCGAAATCCTGCGCCAAAGCAACGAAGCCGCCGAAGAAGAATCCGCCGCCACCTCCTGACGGCCCCACCCGCATCCACGGCAAGGCACCGCCCGCCCCTGCCGGTCCGATCACGCACGCGACCGCGAATCGCGACACCTACGGCGACGGCGACAAGACAACGACCGTCACCGCGACCACGTAGGCGACTGCGACTGCGACCACGACCGTAAACGGCAACAGAACCACCAACGCAAGCAGCAAGCCCTAAACGCAAGCTGGGAGCCGAAAGCCTCAGCCGCAAATCGCAGCCGCAAGTCACACCCCCCAGCCCCAAACGCAAGCCCAAACGCCAGCCACAACCGCAAGCCACAAACACGTAGGCGCAGAGGGGCCGCGCTGGGCGGCCTCTCTGCGACGTGCACCGCAACATCTTCCATCGGCAAAACACCTCCGCCCACGAAGCGCCAAGCACCCCACCCGCCCCAGCGCCGGTGATTCAGGCACATCGCAGTCCGGCG
Proteins encoded in this region:
- a CDS encoding LysR substrate-binding domain-containing protein, which produces MHKLRNILGPLRVLDAVNRAGGVARAAHSLHVTPGAVSHQIRALEVALDTRLCRKEGREAVLTPSGLQLATRVAELFDRVEEAVHEATSLGRTRRVRLKVIPSFAIKWLMPRLAGFYAAHGDIDLEVATVTRADDVSLGDADFVVRRGHGRWPGLHADPLFDDVLALACVPSMAATIHHPRDVLEHKLLHSMIAPVSWEAWLAQAGLSPAGARLVPLANAALCLQAAVQGAGIALTQQAYMREEVAREVLVHPLEAVLRSGESYYLVSAPGTLDIRPCGEFAAWVRGVA
- a CDS encoding Bug family tripartite tricarboxylate transporter substrate binding protein, which produces MRIAILRRAAAAIATAAALSLAGAPAHARDDYPSRPLKMIVPFAAGSAADTLSRVVATQLAAQLGQAIVVENKAGAGGTIGTMDIARAAPDGYTIGLAAQGTLITNQALYDKPGYDSVKDFTPIAVLADVANVLVVAPDSPYASVAALMQAIKAHPANKLSFSSSGVGTSHHIAGVVLGQSLGKPLMHVAYTGAPQGLVAVMSKEVDLGLYNIPAAIGLIRGGKLKPLAVTSLGRSPLMPDVPSLSESGLKDYEVTLWFGIIAPAGVAPDRVARLHKELDAVMRQPALRAKLTEQGYDVAATPLAPPGDFSALIRRDLAKWLPVMKTLRGGAQ
- a CDS encoding MmgE/PrpD family protein, encoding MTAQAHNGNARAAGPDTPRNDVANKDGTGHPPDSDTPTIASVLAAHAVRTPVSDIPPLALEHAKMSLASTIASASMGYRIPSAEIVRRLALEDGGAPQATLWFHGAPLPVAQAARVNAVASDAAASDDSDLRSIAHIGTIVGTTALAVAEWLNRPGRDLLAAMALGYEVAGRIDESLTPGRMQRGFHGSVSTVFGAAVAGGRLLGLDVAAMTHAIALAATSIGGMAVAADTSCAREYHAGMAAMAGIQAALAARAGFQGDPAILEAPRGFLHAMGGQAIGDIVRGLGDSWDIVTDMAIKLMPGAHPFHAVAEAAATAARQHDVDPARIARIVVSAGVQHTSFGGAPHPRNLVEAAHSVAYFVAASVVDRGFGWDNLHPDKMRDPRIAALQDKVRYASEPPPLPDRFPHRHGGSVAIHMDDGRIHEASCRAPRGAGSRGIAWADVQAKYRELAPRAGLDAGQVADTWSLIRDLDHLDDVAQLARGLMLR
- a CDS encoding Bug family tripartite tricarboxylate transporter substrate binding protein, giving the protein MLRFLIGCVAALMLAGPAAAADTFPSRPIVMLVAVAPGGTLDTLARQIASSLTTELGQSVVVENTTGAGGLIGYQRLMKSDADGYTLMFSNMSLAIIPLLYPTAHVDPVRDLSPIGTVATVPMVLSVSNKSGITSLPDMLKRMRAEGPKLNFGSGGPGTTAHLAEGLFLHISKTQGELIQYRGSGPAIADLMAGTIDAVIDQTVTMMPLHKDKRIRAIAVSAPQRLPQMPDVPTFAEGGLPAFNLAIWNGVVAPRNTPKPVVDKLAAALSKAIDSPEFKNRIDQLAAAVPSQAERGPAPFSALLAKDTREVASLAKQIGLTPQQ
- a CDS encoding NAD(P)-dependent oxidoreductase — encoded protein: MQSQTYGFIGLGNMGGPMAGRLLDAGYGLAVYDTSAAAVQALAAKGAAACDGARQVADQAETIFLSLPTPEIVQRVATDPDGLMAGGRVKRVVDLSTIGPRAARDVSRALAARNILYVDAPVSGGVGGARAGTLAVMAACPQADYDALLPVLKHFGPVFYLGGEAGMGQSMKLANNLMSAAAVAITSEAMAMGVKAGLDPKTMLDVINSGSGRNTASQDKFPRAVLTGTFDIGFAARLAYKDVRLCVDEAEAIGVPMVVGAAVREMLVMTHAMCGEDADFTHIAKVVETFAGVAIRQRGGGKA
- a CDS encoding LysR family transcriptional regulator — protein: MELRQLEMFIGIADAGAYSRAAMRLSISQPILSRRVKALEQELGVALFHRTGRGVLLTEAGTLLAQYARGIVESTHSAVSAVRASGAVPGGPVVIGMPASISAVLSVPLIQAFRRAVPGVSLKFMEGYSGHVLEWLSNGLTDISILYDAPRLNIPSLRAESLLTDELFLLGPRGDPAGVGAGPVQAARLSCLPMILPGRPHGVRVLVDEALAALGLAPNVEMEVDAMHAMLQLVESGLGYAVLSYSCVAPRIAQGRMRIWRIGPPGIRRSLLIAASTQRPSTKAVRILRTILRRQIQDMIARGDWTPDPAVFS
- a CDS encoding cupin domain-containing protein, producing MKVFHGRVSGVPSEQRGATFTGVVWADPVMPTMDNVGINNVFFSPGARTHWHTHEYGQVLHVTSGQGWICLDGQEPQLIRQGDVVWIGPNERHWHGAASDTYMVHMATSMGKATWQEAVTDAQYPTQRAAA
- a CDS encoding carboxymuconolactone decarboxylase family protein, whose amino-acid sequence is MANDELFQKGFQNRKDVLGAAHVEKSWNAADDFNRPMQRLVTEYCWGEIWGDETLPFKTRSLLNLGMLTAMSQHHELASHVKGALRNGCSREEIRAVLLQAAIYCGVPLALAAFRVASEAIAAYEAEAAKG